The nucleotide sequence TGGGTGCCAAGGCCGGCCTGATTGCCCCGGATCAGACCACCTTTGATTACATCAAAGGCCGTCACTTTGCTCCCACCGACGCCAATTTTGACGCCGCTGTCGAATACTGGCAGACCCTGAAATCCGATCCCGATGCCCAGTTCGACCACGTGGTCACCCTGGATGCCAAAGACATCAAACCACAGGTGACCTGGGGCACCAACCCGGGTCAGGTCATTGCCATTGATGAGCCGATTCCGGCCCCGGACAGCTTCAGCGATGCGGTTGAGCGCTCTTCTGCCGCCAAAGCACTGGCCTACATGGGTCTGGAAGCGGGTAAAAAGCTGGCCGATTTCCCGATTGATAAAGTCTTCATCGGCTCTTGCACCAACTCCCGCATTGAAGATATGCGAGCTGCCGCCGCGGTTGCCAAAGGCCGCAAAGTCGCCCCCCATGTGCAGGCACTGGTGGTGCCCGGTTCTGAGCAGGTCAAAGCACAGGCCGAACGCGAAGGGCTGGACAAAATTTTCATTGAAGCCGGTTTTGAATGGCGCCTGCCGGGCTGCTCTATGTGTCTGGCGATGAACAACGATCGCCTGGGGCCAGGGGAGCGCTGCGCCTCGACCAGTAACCGTAACTTCGAGGGCCGTCAGGGCCGCGATGGCCGCACTCACCTGGTGAGCCCGGCGATGGCCGCTGCCGCCGCCTGTGCCGGTCATTTCGTGGATATCCGCGAGCTGGACCAAGCCACCGTCGCCACCGCCTAATCTGAGAGGAAACAAACATGGCAGGAATCAAACAACATACTGGACTGGTGGTGCCGCTGGATGCCGCGAACGTCGACACTGACGCCATCATTCCGAAGCAGTTTTTGCAGAAAGTGAACCGGACCGGTTTTGGCAAGCACCTGTTTCACGACTGGCGTTTTCTCGATGACGCCGGCCAGCAGCCAAATCCTGAGTTCGTCCTCAACTACCCGCGCTATCAGGGCGCCAGTATCCTGCTGGCCCGTGAAAACTTCGGCTGCGGCTCCTCACGCGAGCACGCCCCCTGGGCCCTGGCTGACTACGGCATCAAGATCATGATTGCGCCGAGCTTTGCCGACATTTTTTATGGTAACGCAATCAACAACCAGATGGTGCCGGTGCGCCTGACGGATACCGAAGTGGACGAGATTTTCCAGTTTGTCGACGCCAACCAGGGCGCTGAGGTGACAGTGGATCTGGAAAGCATGACGGTCAGTGCCAACGGCAAAACCTACGCATTCGAGATTGACGAATTTCGTCGCCACTGCCTGCTGAATGGTCTGGATAACATCGGCCTGACCCTGCAGCACGAAGATAAAATCGCTGCGTATGAAAGTCAGATCCCGGCCTTTCTGGCCTGATCTATACTGTCAGTGCTGACTGACTCAGACACCCTGCTCCGGCAGGGTGTTTTGTTCAGCGCCGGTACCGGAAAGAAACACCCTTTACTTCGGTCTGTTGAATATCAATCTTTTGACAGAGGTGTTCACATGTATCCGCTACGCCAAATCCTGACTGTGTTGAGCATGCTCACCTTGCTCAGCCTGTCTTTCGTCACACTCGCAGCGCCCAAAGCCGATCTCTGGCCTTTGTGGCAGGCCAGCAACCCGGGCAGTACCGAAAAAATTGACCATACCCGCTGGCAAACCCTGCTCAACGACTATCTGCTGGTCGCCCCCGGGCAGACCCGCTTTCGTTATGCCGCGGTCAGCGCGCAGGATAAAACCGCGCTGGCTCGCTATCTGGACCAGCTCACCGCGCTGGACCCGCGCCGCTACAACCGTAATGAGCAATTTGCCTACTGGGTCAACCTGTATAACGCCCTGACGGTCAAAGTGATTCTGGATAACTATCCGGTCAGCTCGATCACCAAACTCGGTGGTTTGTTCAGCTTCGGCCCCTGGGATGAAAAGCTGATCACCATCAGCGGCCAGAGACTGTCACTCAATGATATTGAACACCGCATTTTGCGCCCGATCTGGCAGGATAAGCGAGTTCATTACGTGGTGAACTGTGCCAGTTTAGGCTGCCCGGATCTGCTCCCTGAGGTCATGCAGGCCGATCAGCTGGAGCAGCAACTGGACTTGGCCGCCAGACGCTTTATCAACAGCGAGAAAGGGGTTTCTGTGCGCGGCCAGCGTGTCCGCCTGTCGTCGATTTATGACTGGTATCAGAGTGATTTCGGCACCCTGGCTGAGCTGCAAACACACCTGAATCAATATCTCAGCCGGCCGGTGACCCTGACATCACCAACTTACGATTACGACTGGCGACTCAATGAGCTCAAATAGCCTCAGCTGACAACTGACAACTGACTAGCGCCTCAGGATTCACAGCCGGCCGCAATTGTGGCTGGCAACCTGTCCCGGCCGCGTTTACAATGAGAGCCGTTCTCATGGGGAGTCTTCGGGCTGAGATCGTACGGCGTACGGGACCCATTGAACCTGAACCAGATCATGCTGGCGGAGGAATTGAGAAAAACTGAGAGACAAGAAAGCACATCTTTACCCGCTTATCGTGCCTTTCCGGGAAACCTTCCCTCTCACTCAACCCCGCGCCTTGAAGAAATCGGAATTCCCTGTTTAACAGGAACTCAGGAGCGCTTTGTGAAACACCAACTGATAGCTTTACCCCTGCTGGCTGCCGCCACGTCTGCCGCGGCCGCTCAACCGACTTTAACGGTTTACACCTACAGCTCTTTCACCGCCGACTGGGGACCAGGTCCGGCCATCGAAACGGCTTTCGAAAAAGAATGCGACTGCGATCTTCAGTTTGTCGCCCTCGACGATGGCGTGTCGATCCTCAACCGGGTTCGTCTGGAAGGCAACAGCAGCAAAGCCGATCTGCTGTTAGGACTGGATAACAACCTGATGGCGGAAGCCAAGAAAACCGGCCTGCTGGCCACACACCAGGTCGATACCACGGCGGTTACCCTTCCGGGCGGCTGGAACGATGACACCTTTGTGCCTTTCGACTATGGTTACTTCGCTTTCATTTATGACAGCAAGAAACTGAGCAACCCGCCAGAGAGCCTGAAAGCCCTGGTTGAGCGCGACGATCTGACCATGATTTACCAGGATCCGCGCACCTCAACGCCGGGACAGGGTCTGATGCTGTGGGTGAAATCTGTCTATGGCGATCAAGCCGCCGCAGCCTGGCAGCAACTGGCGAAGAAAACCGTGACTGTGACCAAAGGCTGGTCAGAGGCCTACAATATGTTCCTCAAGGGCGAGGCCGATCTGGTGCTCTCTTACACCACCTCACCGGCCTACCACCTGATTGCCGAGCAAGACGACAAGTACAAAGCCGCCAACTTCAGCGAAGGGCACTATCTGCAGGTGGAAGTCGCCGCTAAACTCAAAAACAGCCGCAACAGTGCGCTGGCTGATCAGTTCCTGGCCTTCATGCTGACCCCGGGCTTCCAGTCACAGATTCCAACCGGAAACTGGATGTATCCGGTGACCAATCAGACACTGCCAGAAGGCTTCAGCAGCCTGCCCCTGCCTGCCAAGTCGCTGGAATTTTCCGCCGATGAAGTCGCGAAAGAGCGTAAAAGCTGGATTCGCGAGTGGCAGACTGCCCTGACCCAGTAAGGCAATAGGACAGATCTTGTTACTCTCCCGTTCCAGCCTGCCCGGCCTGTTCAGCGCCGGGCTGATCCTGATTGTCGTCGGCGGGGCGCTCAGCGCGCTGCTGACTCAGGCCACCGAACTGCAGCCGCTCAGCTTGTGGCAGGATCCTTACCTGCGTCATGTCACGGCCTTCAGCTTCAAGCAAGCGCTGCTCTCGACCCTGCTCAGTGTGATACCGGCGATTCCTGTGGCTTACGCCCTGTCGCGACGCCGTTTCCCGGGCCGCACGATACTACTGCGCTTATTCGCGATGACAGTGGTGCTGCCGGTACTGGTGGCGGTATTCGGCCTGCTGGCAATTTATGGCAACAGTGGTTTGCTGGCCCAATGGCTGGCCGCTTTAGACATGCGTCTGCCGTTCAGTATTTACGGTCTCAACGGCATTCTGCTTGCCCATGTGTTCCTGAATCTGCCGCTGGCAAGCCGTTTACTGCTACAAAGTCTGGAAGGCATTCCGGCCGAACAGCATCAGTTGGCTGCCCATCTGGGCATGAAAGGCTGGCCGCTGTTCCGGCTGGTTGCCTGGCCGCGGCTGCGCCAGCAACTGCCGCAGGTCGCCGGGCTGGTGTTCATGCTGTGCTTTACCAGCTTTGCGGTCATTATGTCGCTCGGTGGCGGCCCGAAAGCCACCACAATCGAGCTGGCCATCTATCAGGCGCTGAGGTACGACTTTGATCTGGCTGCCGGTGCCATGCTGGCGTTATGGCAGATGCTACTGTGCTGCTCGTTGGTGTTGTTCAGCCAGCGCTTTGCCAAACCGCTGTCCACACTCAGCGGCCGGGTCCGCCAGGGGCATCCGAATTATCTCGACAGCCACACGGCAAGGGTGTGGGACGGATGCTGGATTGGCTTGGTACTCTTGTTAGTTCTGCCGCCTATGCTGGCGGTCCTGAGTGCCGGTCTGAACAGCCAGCTACCGCAACTGCTGGCCACCCCGGCCCTGTGGCAGGCCGTGACCCACTCGTTACAGATCGCAGCGCTGGCCTGTGTGCTGGCACTGATCAGCGGTATCACCATACTCTGTGCCAGCCGTTACTGGCGGCTGCAACGCTACCGCCTCTCTGCCGACGGACTGGAGCTGATCGGCACCATTATTCTGGTCACTCCAGGGCTGGTGATCAGCACGGGGTTGTTTTTGCTGCTGCGCGAATTCACCGACGTCTTTGCCTCAGCCTTTTGGGTCGTGGTGGCCGTCAATGCCCTGATGGCACTGCCTTATGTGATCAAAACCCTGAGCCAGCCGATGCTGCATCTCGCCCAGCAATACAATCCGCTGTGCCAGAGCTTGGGCATGCGCGGCCTGTCGCGCCTGTACCTGGTGGAATGGCGGGCACTGCGTAAACCGATTGCGCAGGCGATGGCGATCAGCTTCGTGCTGTCACTGGGCGATCTGGGCGCGATTGCGCTGTTCGGCAGCCAGGATTTTCAGACCCTGCCCCTGTACCTGTTCCAGCTGATGGACAGTTATCAGATGGAAGCCGCCGCCGTTGCCGCCCTGCTGTTGCTCTTGCTCAGCCTGGGCATTTTCACTGCGGTGGAAAACCTGCTCTTGCCCCGCTCTCCCTCATCTGCCCGCACTGCGAATGGATAACGTATGACTGCACCTATGCTCTCTTTGTCGCAACTGAGCCATTGCTACCGCCACCCTCATCAGGCGCCGATGCAGCTCAGCTTTGATCTGTCGGTCGCACCGGGAGATATTCTGGCGGTGATCGGCCCCAGCGGGGCGGGCAAAAGTACCCTGCTGGCGATGATCGCCGGCTTTCTCAAGCCGGACAGCGGCGAGCTGAGGATCAACGGTGAAGTGATCGACCGGCAAAATCCGGCCGAAAGGCCGCTGTCGATCCTGTTTCAGGATCACAACCTGTTTCCGCATCTGAGCGTGTTTGACAATATTGCGCTGGGGATCCATCCCGGGCTGCGCCTCAGCGCCGCTGACAAAGCCTCCGTCAAAGACGCGGCAGAACGGGTCGGTATTGGCCGTTATCTGGATCGCTTGCCTGAGCAGTTATCCGGCGGTCAAAAACAGCGGGTGGCTGTGGCACGCTGCCTGGTCAGACACCGTCCGCTTCTCTTGCTGGATGAGCCGTTTTCCGCGCTGGATCCGGCGCTGCGACAAGAAATGCTGGATCTGATTGCCAGTCTGGCCAAAGAAGCCGGGATCACGGTACTGATGATCACCCACAGTCCGGACGATGCCCTGAAAATTGCCGATCACTGCGCCTTTGTCGAACAGGGAGAAATCCGGGTATGCGGCCCCACCCAGCAAGTGCTGGGGGAGCCGGAAGATGAAAGATTAAGGAAGTATCTCGGGCGATGAATGCTGAAGATCCGCTCAGCGGATCCCGCCCGGTGAATTACAGATTTTCTTCAGCAAATTCCGCCAGACGGCTGCGGACCACACCATTGAGGTAGATGTTGGCGCTGCCCTCGAAGTTCTTAAATCGTTCAACGATATAGGTTAAGCCTGATGTGACAGGCGACAGGTAAGTGGAATCGATCTGCGCCAGGTTACCGGAACAGACCAGCTTAGTGCCTTCACCACAGCGGGTGATGATGGTCTTGATTTGCGACGCGGTCAGGTTCTGACACTCATCCAGCAACACGAAAGCGTTCTGAATCGAGCGGCCGCGCATGAAATTGATGGATTTAAACTGAATATTGGCTTTTTCGAAGATGTATTTCATCGAACCGTCCGTGCAGACATCGTGCTTATGCAAGGCCTCCATGGTGTCTGTCACAGCCGCCAGCCAGGGCATCATTTTCTCTTCTTCCGTGCCCGGCAGGAAACCGATCGATTCAGCAATGTCCGGGGTATTGCGGGTCACAATAATCTTGTCGTACATGCCTTTTTCGATCACCAGCTCCAGGGCGGCAGCCATGGCGAGGATCGTCTTACCACACCCGGCCGGGCCGGTCAGGATCACCAGATCAATCTCAGGATCGAGCAGCGCGTCCATCGCCATGCCCTGATAAATATTCTTCGGATGAATGCCCCATGCCTGTCGGTGCATCAGGCGCTCATGCCCCAGATCTTTCAGGGTCACCATTTCGCCGTCCAGACTCTGGATCCGGGCCGCGAAATCTGTGTCTTCATCAATCAGGTACTGATTGACGAAAGGCGATTCAAACAGCTCTTGCGGCAGCGTATGCAAGGTGGAGCGGCCGCGTTTTTCAGAATGACACTCACCCACACGCTCCCAGAAACTGGCCGGATAGCGGTGGAACCCTTTGGTCAGCAGGCTGACATCATCAATCAGCTGATCTGAGCGATAGTCGTCAACGTAAAACACCCCGGCGCCTTTAGCCCGCAGGCGCATGTTGATGTCTTTGGTGATCAGCACCACCTTGCGCGGCGCATAATGGTTCTGGAGGTAGAGCACCCCATTGAGAATCCGGTTGTCCCCGGCTTTGTCGGCAAAGGCATGCACAGTTTCGTGAATTTCGTAATCGGCGAAAATCGCGATACGGCCTTTGTGGTCACCTTGCTCGGTCAGGGGGATCCCGGCTGAGATTTGTTCCGGTGTGGCATCGTGGAAGATATCTTCAAGGGCGCGGATCGCAACACGGGCATCGCGGGCAACGTCACGTTTGCTGTCTTTGATCCGGTCGAGTTCTTCCAGGACCGTCATGGGAATCACGACGTCGTGCTCTTTGAAAGAGTAGATGGCGAGGGGTTCATGTAACAGGATGTTGGTATCAAGTACAAAGACTTTCCTATCAGCATCGTCCATAGACGTCTCCTTGTTCACCTGAAATAGCCATTGGCAAAGGCTATCATTCATAAGCCTAAACCCGCTTTTCATTAATGACCGCAAAAAATGAAAATATTGTGACAATTTTCTCACTTGTTGGGTCCATCACTTAGCCCGTGACCTGGCTCCCATCATGCAGTACCATTAGCCCCCTTTTTTGCCGGCGCCATTTGTGGCTTACACTTAATTTCAGTGTAGTTGATATATTCATCGTCGCCGGGATCCAATTCTCCTTGATTTCAAATATTTAGAAGGTTTTGTCCACTATGCCATTTGCTTTGGGTCAACGCTGGATCAGTGATACTGAAAGTGATTTAGGGTTAGGAACTGTGGTCGCCATGGATGTGCGTACGGTTACCCTGATGTTTGCCGCCAGCGAAGAGAATCGCGTATATGCCCGCCATGATGCCCCTGTCACCCGCGTGATGTTCAACGCCGGTGATGTGACTGAGAGTCAGGAGGGCTGGTCGCTCAGGGTCGAGCAAGTGGAAGAACAACAAGGGGTGCTGACCTATATCGGCACCCGCACTGATACCGGGGAAGAAAATGTGTCGCTGCGCGAAATCTTCCTCAGCAACCAGATCCGTTTTAACAAGCCGCAGGACAAGCTGTTCGCCGGTCAGATTGACCGCATGGACCGTTTCGCCTTGCGCTACCGCGCCCTGAAAAACCAGCACCAGCAGCACAAGAGCCCGCTGCGCGGCCTGTGCGGCATGCGTGCCGGCCTGATCCCGCACCAGCTGTTCATCGCCCATGAAGTGGGCCGCCGTTTTGCGCCACGGGTTCTGCTGGCCGACGAAGTGGGCCTGGGTAAAACCATTGAAGCCGGCATGATCATCCACCAGCAGGTGCTGGCAGGACGTGCCGAGCGCATACTGATCCTGGTGCCGGAAACCCTGCAGCATCAGTGGCTGGTCGAAATGATGCGCCGCTTCAACCTGTATTTCTCTATCTTCGATGAAGAGCGCTGTGTCGAGGCCATTGCCGAGGCCGCCAATCCGTTTGAGACCGCGCAATACGTGCTGTGCTCCCTGGATTTTCTGCGCAAGAGCCGCCGTCGTTTTGAGCAAGCGCTGGACGCCGACTGGGATTTACTGGTGGTCGATGAAGCCCACCATCTGGTGTGGAGTGAAGAAGCGCCGAGCCGTGAATATCAAGTGGTGGAAGCTCTGGCCGAGAAAACGCCGGGCTGCCTGTTGCTGACCGCCACACCGGATCAGTTGGGCCATCAGAGCCACTTCGCCCGCCTGCGTCTGCTCGACCCGGATCGTTTCTACGATTACGAGGCCTTTCTCGATGAGGAGCGCCAGTACGCCCCGGTCGCCGATGCAGTGTCAGAGCTGCTGGCCGGTCAACAACTGGACGACCACAGCCGCGCGACCCTGATCAGCCTGCTGCCGGAACAGGACATTGCCCCGCTGCTGGACACCCTGACCGCTCAGGGAGATGAAGATGCTCAGCGTGCCGCGCGCCAGGAGCTGATCGATAACCTGATGGACCGCCACGGCACCGGCCGAGTGCTGTTCCGGAATACCCGCTCCGCCGTGCAGGGCTTTCCTCAGCGTCACCTGAACCTGTATCCGCTGGCGATGCCGTCGCAGTACAGCACGGCCATGCGTGTCGCCGGCATGATGATGGGGAAAATCAGCGAAGAACAAAAAGTGCTCAAACTGCTGTATCCGGAAGATATCTATCAGGAGTTTGAAGGCGAATCGGCCACCTGGTGGAACTTCGACCCGCGGGTGAGCTGGCTGCTGGATTTCCTCAAAGCCAACCGCAACGAAAAAGTGCTGGTGATCTGCTCCCGCGCGCAAACGGCGCTCAACCTGGAGCAGGCGCTGCGTGAAAAAGAAGGCATCCGCGCCACTGTGTTCCATGAAGGCATGTCGATTCTGGATCGCGACAAAGCGGCGGCTTACTTCGCTCAGCTTGAAGACGGCGCACAAGTGCTGCTGTGTTCAGAAATCGGCTCTGAAGGCCGCAATTTCCAGTTTGCCAACCAGCTGGTGATGTTCGATCTGCCCAACAACCCGGATTTGCTGGAACAGCGGATTGGCCGTCTGGACCGGATCGGCCAGCAGCGGGATATCGAGATCCATGTTCCGCATCTGCAGGGCACCTCGCAGGCACTGCTGGCGCACTGGTACAACGAGGGCCTCAATGCCTTTGAAGAAACCTGTCCGACTGGCCGCGCCGTGTATGAAGCCATTCAGCCACAGCTGATCTCCCTGCTGGCCAGTGACAACCACAGCCCCGAGGCGCTGGACTCGCTGATCGCCGACAGTGCCCGGATGCACACGGAGCTGAAGCGCAAAATGGAACAGGGCCGCGACCGTCTGCTGGAAATTCATTCCAACGGTGGCGATGCCGCCCGTGAACTGGTCGAACAGATTGCCGCCAAAGACGGCGACACCAATCTGGTCACCTTTGCGCTGGGTCTGTTTGATACCGTCGGCCTCAATCAGGATGACAGAGGCGAGAACGCCCTGGTGATCACCCCGTCTGAGCACATGCTGGTCTCCAGTTTCCCGGGCTTGCCGCAGGATGGTTGCACCATCACCTTTGACCGGGATACCGCGCTGTCGCGGGAAGACATGCACTTTATCAGCTGGGAACACCCGATGATTCAGGGCGGGATTGACCTGCTGCTGTCGGAAGGTATCGGCACCACAGCGGTGTCTTTGCTCAAGAACAAAGCCCTGCCTGCCGGAACCCTGTTGTTAGAGCTGGTGTACGTGGTGGATGCCCAGGCGCCGAAGCAATCCGGGATTGGCCGCTTCCTGCCGCATACCCCAATCCGTATTCTGCTGGATGGCAAAGGGAATAACCTGTCGGATAAAGTGGAATTCGAAGGCTTTAACCGTCAGCTGAGCCCGGTCAACCGCCACCTGGGCAGCAAGCTGGTCAACTCAGTGCAGAAGGAAATTCATGCTCTGATTGCCGCCGGGGACCAGCTCGTCGAACCTGAACTGGATAAAGTCCGTCAGGCCGCGCAGCAGGAGATGGAAAACACCTTAGGTGCCGAACTGGCTCGCCTGCAGGCGCTGAAATCCGTC is from Photobacterium sp. TLY01 and encodes:
- the leuD gene encoding 3-isopropylmalate dehydratase small subunit, whose translation is MAGIKQHTGLVVPLDAANVDTDAIIPKQFLQKVNRTGFGKHLFHDWRFLDDAGQQPNPEFVLNYPRYQGASILLARENFGCGSSREHAPWALADYGIKIMIAPSFADIFYGNAINNQMVPVRLTDTEVDEIFQFVDANQGAEVTVDLESMTVSANGKTYAFEIDEFRRHCLLNGLDNIGLTLQHEDKIAAYESQIPAFLA
- the thiB gene encoding thiamine ABC transporter substrate binding subunit — encoded protein: MKHQLIALPLLAAATSAAAAQPTLTVYTYSSFTADWGPGPAIETAFEKECDCDLQFVALDDGVSILNRVRLEGNSSKADLLLGLDNNLMAEAKKTGLLATHQVDTTAVTLPGGWNDDTFVPFDYGYFAFIYDSKKLSNPPESLKALVERDDLTMIYQDPRTSTPGQGLMLWVKSVYGDQAAAAWQQLAKKTVTVTKGWSEAYNMFLKGEADLVLSYTTSPAYHLIAEQDDKYKAANFSEGHYLQVEVAAKLKNSRNSALADQFLAFMLTPGFQSQIPTGNWMYPVTNQTLPEGFSSLPLPAKSLEFSADEVAKERKSWIREWQTALTQ
- the thiP gene encoding thiamine/thiamine pyrophosphate ABC transporter permease ThiP, with product MLLSRSSLPGLFSAGLILIVVGGALSALLTQATELQPLSLWQDPYLRHVTAFSFKQALLSTLLSVIPAIPVAYALSRRRFPGRTILLRLFAMTVVLPVLVAVFGLLAIYGNSGLLAQWLAALDMRLPFSIYGLNGILLAHVFLNLPLASRLLLQSLEGIPAEQHQLAAHLGMKGWPLFRLVAWPRLRQQLPQVAGLVFMLCFTSFAVIMSLGGGPKATTIELAIYQALRYDFDLAAGAMLALWQMLLCCSLVLFSQRFAKPLSTLSGRVRQGHPNYLDSHTARVWDGCWIGLVLLLVLPPMLAVLSAGLNSQLPQLLATPALWQAVTHSLQIAALACVLALISGITILCASRYWRLQRYRLSADGLELIGTIILVTPGLVISTGLFLLLREFTDVFASAFWVVVAVNALMALPYVIKTLSQPMLHLAQQYNPLCQSLGMRGLSRLYLVEWRALRKPIAQAMAISFVLSLGDLGAIALFGSQDFQTLPLYLFQLMDSYQMEAAAVAALLLLLLSLGIFTAVENLLLPRSPSSARTANG
- the thiQ gene encoding thiamine ABC transporter ATP-binding protein; this encodes MTAPMLSLSQLSHCYRHPHQAPMQLSFDLSVAPGDILAVIGPSGAGKSTLLAMIAGFLKPDSGELRINGEVIDRQNPAERPLSILFQDHNLFPHLSVFDNIALGIHPGLRLSAADKASVKDAAERVGIGRYLDRLPEQLSGGQKQRVAVARCLVRHRPLLLLDEPFSALDPALRQEMLDLIASLAKEAGITVLMITHSPDDALKIADHCAFVEQGEIRVCGPTQQVLGEPEDERLRKYLGR
- the leuC gene encoding 3-isopropylmalate dehydratase large subunit, which codes for MSNTTHTAKTLYEKVYDAHVVVAAEGENPILYIDRHLVHEVTSPQAFDGLREKGRPVRQTGKTFATMDHNVSTQTKDINASGEMARIQMETLAKNCKDFGVTLYDLNHKYQGIVHVMGPELGITLPGMTIVCGDSHTATHGAFGALAFGIGTSEVEHVLATQTLKQARAKTMKIEVRGKVAPGITAKDIILAIIGKTTAAGGTGYVVEFCGEAITDLSMEGRMTVCNMAIELGAKAGLIAPDQTTFDYIKGRHFAPTDANFDAAVEYWQTLKSDPDAQFDHVVTLDAKDIKPQVTWGTNPGQVIAIDEPIPAPDSFSDAVERSSAAKALAYMGLEAGKKLADFPIDKVFIGSCTNSRIEDMRAAAAVAKGRKVAPHVQALVVPGSEQVKAQAEREGLDKIFIEAGFEWRLPGCSMCLAMNNDRLGPGERCASTSNRNFEGRQGRDGRTHLVSPAMAAAAACAGHFVDIRELDQATVATA
- the rapA gene encoding RNA polymerase-associated protein RapA — its product is MPFALGQRWISDTESDLGLGTVVAMDVRTVTLMFAASEENRVYARHDAPVTRVMFNAGDVTESQEGWSLRVEQVEEQQGVLTYIGTRTDTGEENVSLREIFLSNQIRFNKPQDKLFAGQIDRMDRFALRYRALKNQHQQHKSPLRGLCGMRAGLIPHQLFIAHEVGRRFAPRVLLADEVGLGKTIEAGMIIHQQVLAGRAERILILVPETLQHQWLVEMMRRFNLYFSIFDEERCVEAIAEAANPFETAQYVLCSLDFLRKSRRRFEQALDADWDLLVVDEAHHLVWSEEAPSREYQVVEALAEKTPGCLLLTATPDQLGHQSHFARLRLLDPDRFYDYEAFLDEERQYAPVADAVSELLAGQQLDDHSRATLISLLPEQDIAPLLDTLTAQGDEDAQRAARQELIDNLMDRHGTGRVLFRNTRSAVQGFPQRHLNLYPLAMPSQYSTAMRVAGMMMGKISEEQKVLKLLYPEDIYQEFEGESATWWNFDPRVSWLLDFLKANRNEKVLVICSRAQTALNLEQALREKEGIRATVFHEGMSILDRDKAAAYFAQLEDGAQVLLCSEIGSEGRNFQFANQLVMFDLPNNPDLLEQRIGRLDRIGQQRDIEIHVPHLQGTSQALLAHWYNEGLNAFEETCPTGRAVYEAIQPQLISLLASDNHSPEALDSLIADSARMHTELKRKMEQGRDRLLEIHSNGGDAARELVEQIAAKDGDTNLVTFALGLFDTVGLNQDDRGENALVITPSEHMLVSSFPGLPQDGCTITFDRDTALSREDMHFISWEHPMIQGGIDLLLSEGIGTTAVSLLKNKALPAGTLLLELVYVVDAQAPKQSGIGRFLPHTPIRILLDGKGNNLSDKVEFEGFNRQLSPVNRHLGSKLVNSVQKEIHALIAAGDQLVEPELDKVRQAAQQEMENTLGAELARLQALKSVNPNIRDDELALLQSQIQDLSAYISKAQIQLDSLRLIAVSHN
- a CDS encoding DUF547 domain-containing protein, translated to MTVLSMLTLLSLSFVTLAAPKADLWPLWQASNPGSTEKIDHTRWQTLLNDYLLVAPGQTRFRYAAVSAQDKTALARYLDQLTALDPRRYNRNEQFAYWVNLYNALTVKVILDNYPVSSITKLGGLFSFGPWDEKLITISGQRLSLNDIEHRILRPIWQDKRVHYVVNCASLGCPDLLPEVMQADQLEQQLDLAARRFINSEKGVSVRGQRVRLSSIYDWYQSDFGTLAELQTHLNQYLSRPVTLTSPTYDYDWRLNELK
- a CDS encoding PhoH family protein — its product is MDDADRKVFVLDTNILLHEPLAIYSFKEHDVVIPMTVLEELDRIKDSKRDVARDARVAIRALEDIFHDATPEQISAGIPLTEQGDHKGRIAIFADYEIHETVHAFADKAGDNRILNGVLYLQNHYAPRKVVLITKDINMRLRAKGAGVFYVDDYRSDQLIDDVSLLTKGFHRYPASFWERVGECHSEKRGRSTLHTLPQELFESPFVNQYLIDEDTDFAARIQSLDGEMVTLKDLGHERLMHRQAWGIHPKNIYQGMAMDALLDPEIDLVILTGPAGCGKTILAMAAALELVIEKGMYDKIIVTRNTPDIAESIGFLPGTEEEKMMPWLAAVTDTMEALHKHDVCTDGSMKYIFEKANIQFKSINFMRGRSIQNAFVLLDECQNLTASQIKTIITRCGEGTKLVCSGNLAQIDSTYLSPVTSGLTYIVERFKNFEGSANIYLNGVVRSRLAEFAEENL